In Cytobacillus oceanisediminis, the following proteins share a genomic window:
- a CDS encoding ABC transporter ATP-binding protein: MNLLNADIASAGYEKEKPIIHNIQFELKEGELIGLIGPNGAGKSTTIKTILGLLEHKKGEVEFKQGVKYSYIPERPIFYEELTLWEHLDFTAAVEGMPEVQYKKRAAELLKEYNLSEHAHKFPGTYSKGMQQKAMLILAMIAKPDVYIIDEPFIGLDPNAMKLFLESIERERQRGAGILMSTHVLDTAEKVCSSFLIVHDGKLKASGSLDDIRQQCGLLAGSLYDCFHQIAEGNDNEK, translated from the coding sequence ATGAACTTATTAAACGCAGATATAGCATCAGCAGGCTATGAAAAAGAAAAACCGATCATACATAATATTCAATTTGAGTTAAAGGAAGGGGAATTGATCGGACTTATAGGTCCTAACGGGGCAGGAAAAAGCACAACGATTAAAACAATCCTGGGATTATTGGAACATAAAAAGGGGGAAGTGGAATTTAAGCAGGGAGTCAAATATTCCTATATTCCTGAACGCCCCATTTTTTATGAGGAGCTGACACTGTGGGAGCATCTTGATTTTACAGCAGCAGTGGAAGGAATGCCGGAAGTGCAATATAAGAAGAGAGCAGCAGAGCTCTTGAAGGAGTATAATCTGTCTGAACACGCTCATAAATTTCCCGGCACATATTCAAAGGGAATGCAGCAAAAGGCCATGCTGATTCTTGCGATGATTGCCAAGCCGGATGTCTATATTATTGATGAACCGTTTATTGGGCTGGATCCTAATGCTATGAAACTGTTTCTGGAATCAATTGAAAGAGAGAGGCAAAGGGGCGCAGGCATTCTTATGTCCACGCATGTTCTGGATACGGCAGAGAAAGTATGCAGCAGCTTTCTAATTGTGCATGATGGCAAGTTGAAGGCTTCCGGCTCATTAGACGATATCAGGCAGCAATGCGGTCTTTTGGCTGGTTCGCTTTATGA
- a CDS encoding M48 family metallopeptidase: MEAHSLRDRLVYPKENIYFAFVALFSILSYIFLAFSIIGIVIILALIIVSLLFHGIMMGGIRRNGVRISEKQFPEIYEKAVLTAKEMGLQDLPDIYVIESEGVLNAFATRFFRRNMVVLYSGIFELTARGAEKEVLFVLAHEFAHLKRKHVIISLLLLPAMWVPFLGNAYLRACEYTCDRYAAYYIKSFEASRDALTMLAIGKELYPKVNKQAYMEQLQTETGFFVWLNEKLSTHPHLPKRIYALSKVFAEDSAVELKEPMGRIWLGIAGSVLTLTILSGGLWFGFKSLEKMDLWTETVMGIEGATALMNAASENDTEMIHTLLADGANIEEMDADGTTALHWAVSYGQYDSAALLLENGAEPNTADNYQTTPLMSAVFNEDTEMAMLLLEYGADPDVKDADGYTAYDYAADFENTELMDILQP, encoded by the coding sequence ATGGAAGCTCACTCGCTGAGAGATCGCCTGGTATACCCGAAGGAAAATATTTATTTTGCATTCGTTGCTTTATTTAGTATTTTGTCTTATATTTTTCTCGCATTCTCTATTATTGGGATTGTCATTATTTTGGCATTAATCATTGTATCTCTTCTGTTCCATGGTATTATGATGGGCGGCATCAGAAGAAACGGAGTAAGAATAAGTGAGAAACAATTTCCGGAGATTTATGAAAAAGCAGTACTTACTGCGAAGGAAATGGGTCTGCAAGATCTGCCGGATATATACGTGATTGAGTCTGAAGGTGTCTTAAATGCCTTTGCGACCAGGTTTTTCAGAAGGAATATGGTTGTCTTATATTCTGGTATTTTTGAATTGACTGCTCGGGGAGCTGAAAAGGAAGTGCTGTTCGTCCTGGCCCATGAGTTCGCTCATTTAAAAAGAAAACATGTTATCATAAGCCTTCTACTGCTTCCTGCTATGTGGGTTCCATTCCTCGGGAATGCGTACCTAAGAGCATGCGAGTATACATGTGATCGTTATGCTGCCTATTATATAAAGTCGTTTGAAGCATCAAGAGATGCCTTGACCATGCTTGCCATTGGAAAAGAACTTTATCCTAAGGTCAATAAGCAGGCATACATGGAGCAGCTCCAAACGGAAACCGGATTTTTTGTCTGGCTGAATGAGAAACTTTCCACCCATCCTCACCTGCCAAAAAGAATTTATGCTTTATCAAAAGTTTTTGCTGAAGACTCTGCAGTTGAGTTAAAAGAACCCATGGGCAGGATATGGCTGGGGATAGCAGGATCAGTCCTAACGCTGACTATTCTTTCCGGCGGACTTTGGTTTGGTTTTAAATCACTTGAAAAAATGGATTTGTGGACTGAAACGGTTATGGGCATTGAAGGAGCTACCGCTCTTATGAATGCAGCGAGCGAAAATGATACTGAAATGATCCACACTTTACTTGCTGATGGAGCGAATATTGAGGAAATGGATGCAGATGGCACTACTGCCTTACATTGGGCTGTTTCTTATGGCCAGTATGACAGCGCTGCTCTTCTGCTGGAAAATGGCGCAGAGCCTAATACGGCAGATAACTATCAAACCACTCCTTTAATGAGTGCAGTATTTAATGAGGATACTGAAATGGCCATGCTTCTCCTGGAGTATGGTGCAGATCCCGATGTGAAGGATGCGGATGGCTATACAGCCTATGATTACGCTGCAGACTTTGAAAATACAGAATTAATGGATATCCTCCAGCCATAA
- a CDS encoding DeoR family transcriptional regulator, with product MKPSTNRMLNRVKSVYMFISKRGTVTTQELVEEFGITPRTIQRDLNVLAYNDLVKSPSRGKWTITQKKVKMSS from the coding sequence TTGAAACCTTCAACTAACCGGATGTTAAACCGTGTAAAATCCGTCTACATGTTTATAAGTAAGCGCGGAACTGTAACAACTCAGGAGCTTGTAGAGGAATTTGGTATTACTCCTCGCACCATTCAAAGAGATTTAAATGTCCTCGCCTACAATGACTTGGTTAAGAGTCCGAGCAGAGGCAAATGGACCATAACTCAAAAGAAAGTAAAGATGTCATCTTAA
- a CDS encoding pseudouridine synthase: MRIDKMLANLGYGSRKDVKKLLKDGAVTVNDEKVKDPKHQVDPEQDAVIINGEKVEYKEFIYLMMNKPPGVISATEDSQFETVVDLLEMEDLVFSPFPVGRLDKDTEGLLLLTNDGQLAHRLLSPKKHVPKTYFAVIDSEVTADDIAAFKKGVILDDGYETKPGDLEILKSGMTSDIELTITEGKFHQVKRMFEAVGKRVIYLKRISMGPLELDETLELGEYRELTEEELDKLMNYEVK; this comes from the coding sequence ATGAGAATTGACAAAATGCTGGCCAATCTGGGCTACGGGAGCCGTAAGGATGTTAAAAAGCTACTAAAGGATGGAGCTGTAACCGTTAATGATGAAAAAGTAAAGGATCCCAAGCACCAGGTCGATCCTGAACAGGATGCTGTCATCATTAATGGGGAAAAGGTTGAATATAAGGAATTCATTTATTTGATGATGAACAAACCGCCAGGCGTCATTTCCGCAACAGAGGACTCTCAATTTGAAACTGTGGTGGACCTGCTCGAAATGGAAGACCTTGTTTTTTCTCCTTTTCCAGTAGGGCGTCTCGATAAGGATACAGAGGGGCTTTTGCTGCTGACCAATGACGGCCAGCTGGCACATCGGCTGCTTTCTCCAAAGAAGCATGTTCCTAAAACCTATTTTGCAGTCATAGACAGTGAAGTCACAGCTGATGATATTGCCGCATTTAAAAAAGGGGTTATATTGGATGACGGCTATGAAACCAAGCCTGGGGACCTGGAGATCCTTAAATCCGGCATGACATCCGATATTGAGTTAACCATCACGGAGGGAAAGTTTCATCAGGTGAAAAGAATGTTTGAGGCAGTGGGAAAGAGAGTCATCTATTTAAAGAGAATCTCAATGGGCCCGCTTGAACTGGATGAAACATTGGAATTGGGTGAATATCGGGAATTGACTGAGGAAGAGCTTGATAAGCTGATGAATTATGAAGTGAAATGA
- a CDS encoding putative polysaccharide biosynthesis protein, with the protein MSSKLLRGTFILTLGTFISKFLGLFYVIPFYSIVGKEGTLLYQYSYVPYTIFISIATAGVPLAVSKFISKYNALEEYAVGRKLFKSGLIIMLISGFIAFLVLFFSAPILAETIRDDGGPGSAEIVTVIRAVSFALIIIPFMSLIRGFFQGHQSMGPSAVSQVVEQIVRIVFLLAGAFIVLNVLKGSMVTAVSVATFAAFVGGLGSLAVLFWYWYKRKPYLDELLLQDKGTINISLKEMYKEILIYSIPFILVGIANPVFQFVDLLTFNRAMVSIGIPRNLSEEALSILNYQTHKLVIIPVSLATAFSLTLVPSITKAFIEDDQLSLNKQLNQTFQVLMFLTLPAAIGLAILSEPIYTLFYEYDLQGSEVLRAYAPVAILFAIYSVTAAILQGINEQRFTVLSLLVGILIKLSLNIPLIKVMETKGAVLATALGYGCAILINLFVIKYFSGYKYSLVFRRGLLIIIFTLLMMVAAGVMYRVTTIFLSPETNVQAMIIVAICAAAGAGVYFYLSFRTKLIYHLFGSRVDSMLKKLRLKA; encoded by the coding sequence ATGTCATCTAAGCTTTTAAGAGGTACTTTTATATTAACGCTGGGAACCTTTATTTCAAAGTTTCTCGGGTTGTTCTATGTTATTCCTTTTTATTCTATTGTTGGGAAGGAAGGAACACTCCTTTACCAATACTCTTACGTGCCTTATACCATTTTCATTAGCATTGCAACAGCAGGCGTACCGCTTGCAGTTTCTAAATTTATATCTAAATATAATGCTTTGGAAGAGTATGCTGTTGGCAGGAAGCTGTTTAAATCAGGTTTAATTATTATGCTGATTAGCGGATTCATCGCCTTTCTTGTCCTATTTTTTTCTGCTCCTATCCTTGCAGAGACGATTCGGGATGATGGAGGACCAGGATCAGCTGAAATAGTAACGGTTATTCGTGCTGTCAGTTTTGCGCTGATTATTATCCCTTTTATGAGTCTAATTCGCGGTTTTTTCCAGGGACATCAGTCTATGGGGCCATCCGCTGTTTCCCAGGTGGTAGAGCAGATTGTTCGTATTGTGTTTCTGCTTGCTGGTGCTTTCATTGTATTAAATGTTTTAAAGGGCAGTATGGTAACAGCCGTCAGTGTGGCTACTTTTGCAGCATTTGTTGGTGGATTGGGAAGCCTTGCTGTTTTATTCTGGTATTGGTACAAGAGAAAGCCCTACCTTGATGAGCTTCTTTTACAGGATAAAGGCACGATAAACATCTCGCTAAAAGAGATGTATAAAGAAATTTTAATTTACTCTATTCCGTTTATTTTAGTGGGTATAGCCAATCCTGTATTCCAATTCGTTGATTTGTTGACCTTTAATAGAGCGATGGTTTCTATAGGGATCCCTAGAAATTTGTCTGAAGAGGCTCTTTCTATTTTAAATTATCAAACCCATAAATTAGTCATCATTCCCGTTTCTTTGGCGACAGCTTTTTCACTAACACTTGTACCAAGCATCACAAAGGCATTTATAGAAGATGATCAATTGAGTCTGAACAAACAATTAAATCAGACATTTCAAGTGCTTATGTTTTTAACTTTACCGGCTGCTATTGGATTGGCAATATTATCTGAACCAATTTATACTCTTTTTTATGAGTATGACTTGCAGGGCAGTGAAGTGTTGAGGGCATATGCTCCAGTAGCAATATTGTTTGCTATATATTCAGTTACAGCAGCAATCCTTCAGGGAATTAACGAACAGCGTTTTACTGTTCTGAGCTTATTGGTTGGGATATTAATCAAATTAAGTTTGAATATCCCTTTAATAAAAGTAATGGAGACAAAGGGAGCTGTCCTGGCCACAGCTTTGGGGTATGGGTGTGCAATTTTAATTAATCTTTTTGTCATTAAGTATTTTTCAGGCTATAAATACAGTTTAGTGTTCAGAAGAGGATTATTAATTATTATTTTTACCTTATTAATGATGGTCGCAGCAGGTGTTATGTACAGGGTTACTACGATCTTTTTATCGCCGGAAACAAATGTGCAGGCGATGATTATTGTTGCCATTTGTGCAGCTGCAGGAGCGGGAGTCTATTTCTACTTAAGCTTCAGAACAAAATTAATCTATCACCTATTTGGATCAAGAGTCGATAGCATGCTGAAGAAATTAAGATTGAAGGCATAA
- a CDS encoding NAD(P)/FAD-dependent oxidoreductase: MKYDVIVIGGGPSGLMAAIGAAEQKAKVLLIDKGNKLGRKLAISGGGRCNVTNRLPVEEIIKHIPGNGRFLYSAFSIFSNEDIIRFFENLGIKLKEEDHGRMFPVTDKAQSVVDALISRLKELKVDIKTNSPIQDVHYENGRVKSIELKTGDVYEADSVVIAVGGKSVPHTGSTGDGYAWAEKAGHTITELFPTEVPLTSSENFIKEKMLQGLSLRSVALSVLNPKGKALIAHRMDMIFTHFGISGPAVLRCSQYAVKAMKKWNLKEVVMNLDAIPDTKEEPLFQEVSKKIKEDPKKSIKNLLKGMLPERYLLFLLEQNGIDPSSQGAAISNEKIRSFVKACKSFQFKVNGTLPLDKAFVTGGGVSVKEIEPQTMASKLMEGLFFCGEILDIHGYTGGYNITSALVTGRLAGLNAAVSARIV, encoded by the coding sequence ATGAAATATGATGTAATAGTTATAGGCGGTGGTCCTTCGGGATTGATGGCAGCAATCGGTGCAGCGGAACAGAAGGCAAAAGTCCTGCTGATTGACAAAGGAAACAAGCTTGGAAGGAAACTTGCCATTTCCGGAGGAGGCCGGTGCAATGTCACAAACAGGCTTCCAGTGGAAGAAATCATTAAGCATATTCCCGGCAATGGCCGGTTTTTGTACAGCGCATTCTCCATTTTCAGCAATGAAGATATTATCCGCTTCTTTGAGAATTTAGGAATTAAGCTGAAAGAGGAAGATCACGGGCGGATGTTTCCTGTTACCGACAAAGCACAATCTGTTGTTGATGCCTTGATTTCAAGGCTGAAAGAGCTGAAAGTCGATATCAAAACGAACAGCCCTATACAGGATGTTCACTATGAAAATGGCAGGGTGAAATCGATAGAATTAAAAACAGGCGATGTATATGAAGCAGACTCAGTTGTGATAGCCGTCGGAGGAAAATCAGTCCCTCATACCGGCTCAACCGGTGATGGCTATGCATGGGCGGAAAAAGCAGGCCATACGATTACAGAGCTTTTCCCAACCGAGGTTCCGCTGACATCTTCTGAGAATTTTATTAAAGAAAAAATGCTGCAGGGATTGTCGCTCCGGAGTGTGGCGCTTAGTGTTTTAAATCCTAAAGGAAAAGCGCTCATAGCCCATCGGATGGATATGATTTTTACCCATTTTGGCATTAGCGGCCCGGCCGTTTTGCGCTGCAGCCAATATGCTGTGAAAGCGATGAAAAAGTGGAATTTAAAAGAAGTGGTCATGAATTTGGACGCTATCCCGGATACAAAGGAAGAGCCTCTTTTTCAGGAAGTGTCCAAAAAGATTAAAGAAGATCCAAAGAAAAGTATTAAAAATCTCTTAAAAGGGATGCTTCCCGAAAGATATCTTTTGTTTCTTCTTGAGCAGAACGGAATTGATCCGTCCTCACAGGGAGCTGCGATTTCAAACGAAAAGATCAGAAGTTTTGTTAAAGCCTGCAAATCTTTTCAATTTAAAGTAAATGGGACGCTGCCTCTCGATAAAGCCTTTGTTACCGGCGGAGGGGTCTCCGTCAAAGAAATTGAACCGCAAACAATGGCTTCAAAATTGATGGAAGGACTTTTCTTCTGCGGAGAAATCCTGGACATCCACGGCTACACAGGCGGGTATAATATCACATCCGCACTTGTAACAGGCAGGTTAGCCGGATTAAACGCAGCAGTTTCAGCTAGAATCGTATAA
- a CDS encoding sporulation protein Cse60 has translation MIKVKLFDHEHEKDLEKDMNHFLEKLEEKKLLDIKYNVAAVQEDEDEQIYCFSAMVIYRA, from the coding sequence GTGATTAAGGTAAAGTTATTTGATCATGAACATGAAAAAGACCTGGAAAAGGATATGAATCATTTTCTGGAGAAGCTTGAGGAAAAAAAGCTGCTGGATATAAAATATAATGTTGCCGCAGTGCAAGAGGATGAAGACGAACAAATTTATTGTTTCTCTGCCATGGTTATATATAGAGCCTGA
- a CDS encoding rhodanese-like domain-containing protein — protein sequence MDRIEEITTEELQKKLEAGEKLELVDVREDEEVASGMIPGTRHIRMGTIPENLDKFDKDTEYIIICRSGNRSGNVCHYLQDQGYKVRNMTGGMLNWQGETK from the coding sequence TTGGACCGTATTGAAGAGATTACAACAGAAGAATTGCAAAAAAAGCTTGAAGCAGGGGAGAAGCTTGAGCTTGTTGATGTAAGGGAAGATGAAGAGGTTGCATCCGGTATGATTCCAGGGACGAGACATATCCGTATGGGCACGATACCTGAGAATCTTGATAAATTTGATAAAGATACGGAGTACATTATTATTTGCCGTTCTGGCAATCGCAGCGGAAACGTATGCCACTATTTGCAGGACCAGGGATATAAAGTCCGCAATATGACCGGGGGCATGCTGAACTGGCAGGGGGAAACAAAATAA
- the leuS gene encoding leucine--tRNA ligase, whose translation MSFNHQEIEKKWQGYWEENKTFKTTEDKGKRKFYALDMFPYPSGAGLHVGHPEGYTATDILSRMKRMQGYNVLHPMGWDAFGLPAEQYALDTGNDPAEFTEQNINTFRRQIKALGFSYDWDREVNTTDPEYYKWTQWIFLKLYEKGLAYIDEVAVNWCPALGTVLANEEVIDGKSERGGHPVERRPMRQWMLKITAYADRLLEDLDLLDWPESLKDMQRNWIGRSEGAEVTFNIEGHDGTFTVFTTRPDTLYGATYAVLAPEHALVDKITAEGQREAVQAYIDKVKSKSDLERTDLAKEKTGVFTGAYAINPVTGEKMPIWIADYVLVSYGTGAIMAVPAHDERDYEFAKQFDLPIIEVVAGGDVEKEAYIGDGEHVNSGFLDGLNKEDAIEKMIAWLEEKGIGTKKVTYRLRDWLFSRQRYWGEPIPVIHWEDGTMTAVPEDQLPLVLPKTTEIKPSGTGESPLANIDEWVNVVDPETGKKGRRETNTMPQWAGSCWYYLRYIDPKNSEALADPEKLKEWLPVDIYIGGAEHAVLHLLYARFWHKVLYDVGVVHTKEPFQKLFNQGMILGENNEKMSKSKGNVVNPDEIVASHGADTLRLYEMFMGPLEASIAWSTNGLDGSRRFLDRIWRLFVEETGELSPRIQDIEEGSSLEKVYHQTVKKVTEDYEGLRFNTAISQMMVFINEAYKADVLPKIFAEGFVKMLSPIAPHMSEELWSKLGHGESIAYEAWPAYDEAKMTDDEVEIVIQINGKVKAKLMVPADAKKDLLEQIAMGDDKVKEQIDGKTVRKVIAVPGKLVNIVAN comes from the coding sequence ATGAGTTTCAATCATCAGGAGATTGAAAAAAAGTGGCAAGGCTACTGGGAAGAAAATAAAACTTTCAAAACAACTGAAGATAAAGGCAAACGCAAATTTTATGCGCTTGATATGTTCCCTTACCCTTCAGGCGCAGGACTTCATGTCGGGCACCCGGAAGGATATACGGCAACAGACATCCTTTCCCGCATGAAGCGCATGCAGGGCTATAATGTCCTTCACCCAATGGGCTGGGATGCATTTGGGTTGCCTGCCGAGCAATATGCCCTTGATACAGGAAACGATCCTGCAGAATTCACAGAACAGAATATCAACACCTTCCGCCGCCAGATTAAGGCGTTAGGCTTTTCATATGACTGGGATCGTGAAGTAAACACAACAGACCCTGAATACTATAAATGGACTCAGTGGATATTCTTAAAGCTTTATGAAAAAGGACTTGCATATATCGATGAAGTAGCTGTTAACTGGTGTCCCGCACTTGGAACAGTGCTTGCAAATGAAGAGGTCATTGACGGAAAAAGTGAACGCGGAGGCCATCCGGTAGAACGCCGTCCAATGAGACAGTGGATGCTTAAAATTACAGCTTATGCGGATCGCCTGCTTGAAGATCTTGATTTATTGGATTGGCCAGAGAGCCTTAAGGATATGCAGCGAAACTGGATCGGCCGTTCTGAAGGAGCAGAAGTAACATTCAATATTGAAGGCCATGATGGCACGTTCACTGTTTTCACAACACGACCTGACACATTATATGGTGCAACATATGCTGTTCTTGCTCCAGAACACGCGCTTGTTGATAAAATCACAGCAGAAGGGCAGCGCGAGGCAGTTCAGGCTTACATTGACAAAGTAAAGAGCAAGAGCGACCTAGAGCGGACAGATCTTGCTAAAGAGAAAACAGGTGTCTTCACTGGTGCGTATGCGATTAACCCGGTCACTGGCGAAAAAATGCCAATCTGGATTGCAGATTATGTTTTAGTCAGCTATGGAACTGGGGCCATCATGGCGGTTCCAGCTCATGACGAGCGCGACTATGAGTTCGCCAAGCAATTTGATCTTCCTATTATAGAAGTTGTTGCCGGCGGAGATGTTGAAAAAGAAGCATACATTGGCGATGGCGAGCATGTGAACTCAGGCTTCCTTGATGGATTAAACAAAGAGGATGCGATTGAGAAAATGATCGCATGGCTTGAAGAGAAAGGCATTGGCACTAAGAAGGTTACTTATCGTCTTCGTGACTGGCTATTCAGCCGCCAGCGATATTGGGGCGAGCCGATTCCAGTGATCCACTGGGAAGATGGCACAATGACTGCCGTTCCGGAAGATCAGCTGCCATTAGTGCTTCCGAAAACAACGGAAATCAAACCATCCGGCACTGGAGAGTCACCATTAGCAAACATCGATGAGTGGGTTAATGTCGTGGATCCTGAAACAGGCAAAAAAGGCCGCAGGGAAACGAACACAATGCCGCAATGGGCAGGCAGCTGCTGGTACTATCTTCGCTATATTGATCCGAAAAACAGTGAAGCTCTTGCAGATCCTGAGAAATTAAAAGAATGGCTTCCGGTTGATATTTATATCGGAGGAGCCGAACATGCGGTTCTTCACCTTCTATATGCCCGCTTCTGGCACAAGGTCCTTTACGATGTGGGAGTTGTCCATACGAAGGAACCGTTCCAAAAGCTATTTAACCAAGGTATGATTCTTGGGGAAAATAATGAGAAAATGAGTAAATCAAAAGGCAATGTCGTTAATCCGGATGAAATTGTAGCAAGCCACGGTGCAGATACTCTTCGTCTATACGAAATGTTCATGGGTCCGCTTGAAGCTTCCATCGCATGGTCTACAAATGGATTGGATGGTTCAAGAAGATTCCTTGACCGCATCTGGCGTTTGTTTGTGGAAGAGACTGGTGAATTAAGCCCGAGAATTCAGGACATTGAAGAAGGCAGCAGCCTTGAAAAGGTTTACCACCAAACGGTGAAAAAAGTAACTGAAGACTACGAAGGGCTGCGTTTCAACACAGCTATTTCTCAAATGATGGTATTCATCAATGAAGCATATAAAGCAGATGTGCTTCCAAAGATCTTTGCAGAAGGCTTTGTAAAAATGCTTTCACCAATTGCTCCTCACATGTCCGAAGAGCTTTGGTCAAAATTAGGCCATGGTGAATCCATTGCTTATGAAGCTTGGCCTGCATATGATGAAGCCAAAATGACAGATGATGAAGTCGAAATCGTTATCCAGATCAACGGCAAAGTTAAAGCAAAGCTTATGGTTCCTGCTGATGCCAAAAAAGACCTATTGGAGCAAATCGCAATGGGCGATGACAAAGTAAAAGAACAAATTGACGGAAAAACCGTCCGTAAAGTCATCGCGGTGCCAGGTAAACTTGTAAATATCGTTGCAAATTAA
- a CDS encoding 3-hydroxybutyrate dehydrogenase, translated as MVQNKVVFITGAAQGIGYEIGKRFAEHGSKIVLTDIQEDAVKKAAENLQDEGFEALGLKCDVTSESDIQAAINETVSQFGALDVLINNAGLQHVSFIEDFPTEKFEFLIKVMLTAPFMAIKHVMPVMKQQKSGRILNMASINGLVGFAGKAAYNSAKHGVIGLTKVAALEAAEDGITVNAICPGYVDTPLVRNQLNDLAKTRNVPIEKALEEVIYPLVPQKRLLTVEEIADYAIFLAGEGAKGITGQAAVIDGGYTVQ; from the coding sequence ATGGTACAAAATAAAGTAGTTTTTATAACCGGTGCAGCTCAGGGAATTGGCTATGAAATTGGCAAGAGATTTGCTGAACACGGCTCGAAAATTGTTCTGACAGATATTCAGGAAGATGCCGTGAAAAAAGCTGCAGAAAATTTGCAGGATGAAGGTTTTGAAGCGCTTGGGCTAAAATGTGATGTGACCTCAGAGTCTGATATACAAGCGGCCATCAATGAAACCGTCAGCCAATTCGGTGCTTTGGATGTGCTCATTAACAATGCAGGGCTGCAGCATGTTTCCTTTATTGAAGACTTTCCTACTGAGAAATTCGAGTTTCTGATCAAGGTGATGCTGACTGCACCATTCATGGCCATTAAACATGTCATGCCCGTTATGAAACAACAAAAATCCGGCCGTATCCTGAACATGGCATCCATTAACGGTCTTGTTGGATTCGCAGGTAAAGCAGCTTATAACAGTGCTAAGCATGGCGTTATAGGCCTTACTAAAGTCGCAGCATTGGAGGCTGCTGAAGATGGCATTACGGTTAATGCCATTTGCCCGGGCTATGTAGATACACCACTCGTAAGAAATCAGCTGAATGACCTTGCTAAAACAAGAAATGTACCTATTGAAAAAGCGCTGGAAGAAGTCATTTATCCTTTAGTGCCGCAGAAGAGGCTGCTGACGGTGGAAGAGATTGCAGATTATGCGATTTTTTTGGCTGGTGAAGGAGCTAAAGGAATTACAGGCCAGGCGGCAGTTATTGATGGAGGATATACTGTTCAGTAA